TGGTTGAGCGACCAGCTGCGGGAGAGCACGGCGGGCGCAGCGCGGCAGGTTGGCGAAGCGCCCTGCTGCCGCAAGCTCTACCGGGCGTTGACCGAGCCCCTTCCCCTGCCCTTGAAGCTGGGTGAATCGATCACGCTCTCCACCCCCATCGGCCGCCGGCCCCATCCACTGCTGAATCAGGTGTGGTGTGCCGCAGCCGACGGGGAACCCGGCGCCCTGGCGGCCCGCAGCACGCTGAAGTTGCTGGAGCGCCGCCCGGGTGCCGACCTGGTGGAGGTGGCGATCGCCAGCGGCAGGCCTCACCAGATCCGCATCCATGCCGCCGCCCTCGGCGCGCCCCTGCTGGGGGATCCGCTGTATCTGCCGGGCGGCCTGGCCCGCGCCGAGGTGCTTCCGGGGGAAGGGGGCTACCGGCTCCATGCCCATCGGCTGGTGCTGCTGCGCCCGGACGGGGAGCTGCTGGAGCTGGAGGCACCGCTGCCGGAGGGGCTTGGGCTCTTGGGTTCGGGCGCTTGATCGGAGCCACGCGGTCGACAAGGTCCCTTCCGTCGACAGGTCTTGGCCACTTGAGGATGAATCGCTGTTGAGGCCCGCGCTGATCGAACTCCTGATCAGCTCAGCGCAGCGGAGCCTCCGCCCGCAGCCCTGAAAAGCGCTGAAAATCCCGGTCGCAGCTCGCCAGCCGGGCCCCCTGCTCCAGGGCGATGGCGGCCAGATGGGCATCGGAGCTGAGGTTGGCGGCGGTGCCGCTGGCGCTCAGAAGCTGGCGCAGCAAGGGCCAGTGGTGCGGGCCCGGTTGCACCAGGCGGCTCACCGGCCGCTCCAGCCAGCCGTCGATCAGCGCCAGGGCTTCGTCCACCTCCAGCGGCCGATCGAACACCCGCTGGCTGGTGCTGATGCGCAGGAAGGCGAGCAGCACCAGCCAGGTCCAGCCCACCGCTTCGTCTCCGGAGAGGGTCGCTTCCAACCAGTGCCGCGCCGGTCCATGTTGGGGCGCGTCCTGGTTCACGGCGTAGAGCAGCACGTTGGCGTCGGGGATGATCACGGCGCAGCGCTGGCCCGGTCCATGGCTTTGGGCTGAGCCGCCTTCAACGCCGTTGGGCCAGCTTGGCGGCGATGGCGTCCTCCTCCAGTCGATCAGCCAGGGCCAGGGCCCGCTCCAGCGGCTGGCGGGGTGCACCCATGGCCACGGGGGTCAGTTGGTAGGGGCCGCCCGAAGGGCCGGCCGGGGTGGCCGGAGCGCTCAGCCCCGCCCGCAGGGTTGCTTCCACCACGGTCCGAAACGGCTTCCCCTGCTCCAGGGCCCGTTGCTTGAGCGCCGTGAGCAACTGGTCGTCAACGGTGAGGGTGGTGCGCATCTTGATGCCTCCTGCAACATCATCATGGCATCAACAGGGGACGATTCCGGTTGTCGCTAGCCCCGCTGGAACTCCACCAGCCGCGAGAAGTAAAACGGCGCCTGATTGAGGCTGCGGCGCATGGGCACAAAGCCGCTGCGTTCGGCCGCCGCCACGATGCCCGTTTCCTTGAGGGTGTAGGCGCGGGTGGTCTTGCTGGGGCCGGGGAACAGCTCGCCGATGCGCTTGAGCGCAGCCAGCAGCGGTGTGTAGGGGGCGAAGCTCACGATCAGCCGCCGCTCCGCCAGCCCCGCCAGGTGCTCCACCATCTGCTCGGCGGCTTCCTGGGGGTAGTGGATGAACACATCGAGGCAGATCACCGTGTCGTAGAGGCCGCTCAGGCTCTCGAGATCGGAGCTGCTGAAGCTCAGCCGCTGGGGATCGAGGCCCAGCCCATCGGCCCGGCGTTGGGCCTCGGCCACCATCGCCTCCGACAGATCACTGGCGGCGATGCGGCCGGCCCCGAGCGCCGCCAGGGGCAGGCTGAGGCTGCCCACCCCGCAGCCGGCGTCGCAGAAGCTGCGCTGAGCCAGATCCCCTTCCTCCTGCAGCCACCCCAGCACCTGATCCACCGTCTTCTGGTGGCCGAGGCGGATGTTGCGCTGCACCTTGTTGACCTCGCTCGAATCGCTGTAGATGCGGTTCCAGCGCTCGAAGCCGGTGCTGTTGAAGTAGGCATGCACCTCCGCTTTTTCGGCCGCCTTCGGGCAGGGATCCAGCAGCTGATCGGCGGGCATGGGGACGGGGCCGTGGGCGGCCTGGGGGAATGGGCGCGGATCCTAGGCAGCGCGCCGCCAGCTCAAGGTGCCTGCAGCGCCCGTGTGCCAGCGCAGGCACTCCTCGATCGGCATCCCCAGCAGCAGTTCCTCCAGCGGCCGTTCGTCCCCCAGCACTCGCCTTGGGGTCACGGTGGCCGCCCGGATCGCCCCGGCGGCGTCCCCGCCCCAGCCCGCCAGGCGCTTCACCCCCTCCAGAAGCGGCAGGGTCACCCCCGCCAGGGTGCCGTCCTCCAGCCGGCAGCTGCCGTCTTCCACCAGCAGCACGCGTTCATCCCAGCGGTGGCGGCCCTCCTCCAGTCCGTAGGGGCCCAGGGCATCGCTGACGATCACCAGCTGCTCGGGCGCCAGACGCTGCAGCAGCAGGGCCATCGAGGGGGCCACGTGCACCCCGTCGGCGATCAGCCCCAGGGCCACATCGCCCCGCAGCACCGCCGCCGCCAGGGGCCCCGGGGCGCGGTGGCCCAGGCCGGCCATGGCATTGAAGCTGTGGGTCACCATCGCCACCCCCGCCGCGAAGGCGTCACCCGCCTGGGTTTCATCCGCTTCGCTGTGCCCCAGGCTGACCACGATCCCGTCGGCGCGCAGGGCCTCGATCAGCTCAGCGGCTCCCGCCAGCTCTGGCGCCAGGGTGACCAGGTCGATCGTGGCTTCAAAACCGCCGATGCGCTCCCGCAGGGCCGCCAGGCTGGGCGCCACCAGGTGCTGGCTGGGGTGGGCGCCCCGGCGCCCGGGGGCCAGAAACGGGCCCTCCAGGTGGCCCCCCAGCAGCTGGCAGCGCCCGCGGCCGTGCAGGGAGCGGGCCTGCTCCAGCACCGCCAGGGCCTGGCGCAGGGGGCCCACGTCGCAGGTCACCAGGGTGGGGCAGATCGCCTCCACGCCGTCGCTCCAGAGCCGCTCCAGCAGCTCCAGCAGCCGGGGCAGGTCGCTCTCCTGAAGTTCCGGGAAGGCCAGCCCCAGCCCGCCGTTGATCTGCAGGTCCACCCCGCCCGGGCTGAGCCAGTCGCCCCGCCAGTCGTCGCCGGCGGCGCGGCTGCCCGGGGCCAGGGGCCGCAGGGCAGTGATCTGGCCCTCCTCACCCAGGCCCACACGCCAGAGGCGCTCATCGCCGGGGAGACGGACGTTGCTGAGCCAGCGCATGGGGAGATGGGAGATGGGCAGGTGGCGGTGGGCCGCGCCGGAGCGGAGAATGCCATTCTCCGTTCCTCGCCCCCGTGGTCGCCGCCCCCACCCCATTCCCCACCCCGTTGGTGGCCGTCGTGATGGGCAGCGATTCCGATCTGCCCACCCTGGAGCCGGCGGTGCGGATCCTGGAGCGTTTCGGCATCGCCCATGAGCTACGCGTGCTCTCGGCCCACCGCACCCCCGAGGAAATGGTCGCGTTTGCCCGCGCCGCCGCCGGCCGGGGCCTCAAGGTGGTGATCGCCGGCGCCGGGGGCGCCGCCCACCTGCCGGGGATGGTGGCCGCCCTCACCCCCTTGCCGGTGATCGGGGTGCCCGTGCAGAGCAAAGCTCTGTCCGGGGTGGATTCACTGCATTCGATCGTGCAGATGCCCGCAGGCATCCCGGTGGCCACCGTGGCCATCGGCAATGGCACCAACGCCGGCCTGCTGGCCGTCCAGATCCTGGCCACGGCCGATCCCGCGTTGCTGGCGGCCGTCGAGGCCTACCGGCAGGAGTTGCATGACCAGGTGGTTGCGAAGGATGGGCGGCTCCAGGCCCTCGGCAGCGCCGAGTACCTGCGCCAGATGGCCCCCTGAGCCATGGGCCCCATTGTTTCTCTGGTGGTGCCCCGTTGGCTGCGGCTGGCCCTGGCCCTGCCCCTGCTGGTGCTCAACCTCTTCGTGCTGCGCCAGCTGCTGGTGCCCCTGGCTCCCTTCCCCGCCCTGTTCCTGGGGGCGGCGTTGATCGCCTTTTTGCTCGATCTGCCCAGCCGCTGGCTCACGGGCCGCGGCCTGCCCCGGCCCCTGGCCCTGCTGTTGGTGGTGGGCCTAACCTTTGGCTTGGGGGTGCTGGCGGCCCTCTGGCTGGTGCCGCGGCTGGTGCAGCAGCTGGGGGATCTGGTCACGGCCCTGCCCGGTTGGCTGGCCCAGACGGAAAATCTGCTCAATGAGCTGCAGGCGAGCTTGACGGCCCGGGGCTTGCCGGCGGATTTCGGTGATCTCAGCAGCGAGCTTCTGACCCGCTCCACCCAGCTGGCCAGCCGATTCAGCCAGCAGTTGCTGGCCCTGCTTGGGGCCACCCTCAATCTCACGATCAACACCTTGATCGTCTTGGTGCTGGCGGTGTTCCTGCTGGTGGGGGCGGATTCCATCAGTCGCGGCCTGGCCCGCTGGCTGCCGGACAGCTGGCGGGAGCTGGTGCTCGGCACCGTGATGCGCACGTTCCGTGGCTACTTCGCCGGCCAGGTGGTGCTCGCCCTGATCCTCAGCGGCGCCCAGATCATCGTCTTCACCCTGCTGGGGATCCCCTACGGGGTGCTGTTCGCCGTGGCGATCGGCTTCACCACCCTGGTGCCTTACGCCAGCGCGCTCACAATCACCTTGGTCAGTCTCCTGCTGGCCCTTGAAGATCCCCGCACGGGCCTGGAGGTGCTGGCCGCCGCCATTTCCGTGGGCCAGGTGGTGGACCAGGTGATCCAGCCCCGCCTGATGGGCCAGATCGTGGGGCTTCAACCCGCCTGGCTGTTGGTCAGCCTGCCGATCGGCGCCCGGGTGGGCAGCCTGCTGGGGCTTGGGGAGTTGCTGGGGCTGCTGCTGGCGGTGCCCGTGGCCAGTTGCCTGAAGACCTTCCTCGACGCCTGGGCCCAGGGCCTGGGGCTGCCGGAGCCCGATTCGATCAAGGTGCCGCTGGAATGATCCCAGCGGCCGCCAGGTAATTCACCACCTCCTGCACGCAGGCCTCCAGGCTCTGGCCGCCGGTGTCGATGCGCAGCTCGGGGGCCTCCGGCAGCTCGTAGGGGCTGGAGATCCCGGTGAACTCCTTGATCGCTCCGGCGCGGGCCTTGGCGTAGAGCCCCTTGGTGTCGCGGCCTTCGCAGACCTCAAGATCGGCGGCGCAGTGGATCTCGATGAAGTCGCCGGCATCCACCAGGGCACGGGCCCGCTCGCGGTCGGCCCGGAACGGCGAGACGAAGGCGGTGAGCACCACCACGCCGGCGTCGAGAAACAGCTTGGCGACCTCGCCGATGCGGCGGATGTTTTCCTCGCGGGCGGCGTCGGAGAAGCCCAGGTCGCTGCAGAGCCCGTGGCGCACGTTGTCGCCATCGAGCACGTAGCAGCTCAGCCCCTGCTCGAACAGGGCCGAATTCACCGCATTCGCCAGGGTGCTCTTGCCCGCGCCCGAAAGCCCGGTGAACCAGAGGATGGCGCTGCGGTGCCCGCGTTGGTGGGCCCGGGCGGCGCGGTCCACCGAGGAGTGGTGCCAGACGATGTTGGTGGCTTTGGTGCTCGTCATGGCGCAGCCGGGGGCAGAAGCGATCGAGCCATTGTCCCTGGCGTTGGGCCCAGTGGTGGGCCAGGACTACCCCCCCGCCTGCTTGGGCCGGAAGCCCTCCTGCTCCAGCAGTGCCAAGGCCGCGGCCAGCTGGTCGCCCTGGAGTTCAATTACCCCGTCTTTGAGCGTGCCGCCGCTGCCGGCGCGCGCCTTGAGGGCCTTGAGCAGGGCTTTGGCCTCCCCGTCGCCCAGGTCGAGGCCGGTGATCACGGTCACGGTCTTGCCCCCCTTGCCCGCCTTGGTGCGCTGCACGCGCACCCGTTGCTGGGCCCGGGGCAGGGGGTCCGTTCCCCCCTGCCCCGGCCGCTGCAGGCTCTCGGCCCGGCTGAATTCCTGCCAGCCTCCCTTGCCCATGGCGAACGTCCCCGTTAGTTGAGCCATCACAGCGCAGCAGGTCAGCCGATCCAGAGGCCATGGGCCAGCCGCAGGGCATAGAGCACCAGCTGCAGCGTTCCGAAGCCGAGCAGGAATCCCAGCCAGCGGGGATGCCGCTGGAGTTGGGCGCCGTAGAGCATCAGCAGGGGCGCCGTGGCGAAGACATGCCGCTCCAGGCTCATCGTGTTCTGTTTCATCAGGTAGAGGAGCAGGCTGGCGGCCGCGAAGCCCCAGAGCTCCAGAGGAAGCTCTCGGCGGCCCCGCAGAAGCAGCAGAACCGCACCCACCACCACCATCAGGTTGAGGGCGGACATGCCACCCACCAGCCAGGCCCCCACAAACGCCACCAGGGAGAGCGCGAAGCCGGTCTTGGGGCGCCCATGGCGCAGCAGGAAGGCGATCCCCCCCAGTAGCACCGTGATCGTCATCAGGACCGGATGGAGGAGTTTCAGCGGGGCGGAGGGCCCTCCCTTCGTGGTTCCAAAGAACACCTTCGTCAGATCTTTTGCCCAGTAGGAGAGGCCGGAAATGTTGAGCCCCGGCTGGTTACCCCAGGCCTTCTGGGCATGGAGGAAGGCCAGGGGGTCACCGCGCAGGTGCAGGCCGATCCAGGCCACCGCCGCCAACCCCCCCAGGCCCGCCAGGGCCACCGCCAGGCCGGCGCCCAGGCGGCGCTGGCGGGCATAGGCGAGCAGGATCGGTACCACGATGGCCACGCCGTTCGGACGCGAGGCCGCGCAGAGTGCGGCGATCGGCGCCAACCGCACCGAAGGGATCGGATCCCTTCCCAGCCAGGTGAGCGAGAGGGTACTGAAGAGCAGGAAGAACGATTCCGTGTAGGGCAGGGAGAAGAAGATGCTGAGCGGATTCAGGCAGGTGAGCAGCACCGTGGCGCGGGCGGCCTCGGCTCCCAGCCAGCGTTCACTGAGACGGTGCAGCAGTGCCAGGGCTACCAGGAAGGCCCCGTTCGACAGCAGCAGAGCCACCACCAGCGGCGGCAGCGGCAGCAGATCGCTCACCAGCCGGACCGCGGCCGGAAACGCTGGGAAAAAAGCCAGGTTGTTGTCTGCGTAACCCTCAAGGGCGATCCGCAGATAGTGGGCTCCGTCCCATGACGAGAGTCGTTCGGCGAGCTGGCCCGGTGCCGTGACCGTCACCGCGAGGGCGAGGGATCCGAAGAACAGCAGCCGGCTTCCCAGCCAACTGAACACCACCAGGGGCAAAAAGAAGGGTCTGGCGCCTGGATGTCCGGGACCGGGGGGATCAGGCGACACGGGCTCAAGAGCGTGTCGCCTGATCCTGGCAGTGCCGGCAGGAGTTCCGGTTCAACGTCGCAGCAGTTGGCCGGTGCTGTCCTCTCAGCCGCCCTTGCCCATGGCGAAGGTCCCCGCTACTTCTGCAATCACTGCGCAGCAACAGTCTGTGGATCTCCCACCCGTGCAAGTCGAGATGGTGCGGGTGGCGCTGCCGGGCCGCCAGGAGCCACCCGCCTGCCGTCAGCCACCCTCCCCCGACCAGGAGGTGCTGATCGGCTCGCTGGCCGGGGTGCCGCTCTGCCAGGCCAAGCGCATCAAGGTGCCGATGCCGGCGGGTTGGCCCGTGACCCCACCGCCGCCGCTGCCGTCAGCGAAATCCGCCGCCAACAAGCGCCCAGCCAAGGCCCCCGCAAGCAGCCATTGAACTTGGCGGCTCCTGTTGCCGAGCGTCAGCTGAACTCCTCACCCTGGCTGATGCGCCCTGCTGCGGCCGTCATCGGCTCAGGTCCGGGCTGCCGGGGCCAGGCTTTCCCAGGGAAAACGTGGGAGGTGGTACAGAGCCTCCCGCTGGGCCTTGCTCCAGGTCTCGATCATCTCGGAGAGTTCAGGTGCATCGGCCTCGAACCTGAGTTGGTGCGAAATCGCCCGACTTCCCGCTGGAATGACCACCAGCTCGAACGGTGGCCCCACGCTGAGATTGGAGCGCTGGGTGAGCACTTCTGAGATCAGGCAGAGCCGGGCGGCATCTTCGAGCGAAAGGTTGGTGTGGCCCACATTGTCGAGCGGGGGTTTGCCATATTTACTCTCTCCAATCTGAAGATAAGGCGTTTCGCGCGTCGCCATGATGGCGTTGCCCTCGGAGTAGATGAGAAACAGCCCATGGGACTCGCTGCCGATCTGCCCACCGAGGATAAAAGAAGCTCCGCCACTGGCTCCAGACCCGCGCAGGGCGGCTTCGTTCTCTTTCTGAACGGCCACATTCACGCGGCCGATATAGGCCGCCGCTTCGAAGAGATGGTCGCAATGACGCAAATCCTTGCCTGACCCTGCCTCCAGATCCGCGTCACGGTCCAGATCCCGGCGGATCCAGTTGATCACCGCCTGGGTGGTGGCCAGGCTTCCCGCCGCCAGCAGCACGAACAGCCGATCAGGACCTGGCTGGAACACATGCATCTTGCTGTAGCTGGAGATGTAGTCCACCCCCGCATTGGTGCGGGAATCGGAGACCAACACCAGCCCCTGCTCCAGCCAATAACCGATGCAATAGGTCATTGAGGCAAGTGAGCCTTGAACGATCGAGCGTAGTCAGGGAGCCTCACTTCCTAGTGTGATGGCCGCTGCTTCGACCTGCCCGTGACCACCACCCAGCCCACGTCGGCGGAACTGGCGCAGGAGGCCCGCCCCAACGCCCTGGGCCGCTTTGGGCGCTTCGGGGGGCAGTACGTGCCCGAAACCCTCATCCCGGCCTTGCTGGACCTGGAGCGGGCGGCCGCCGAGGCCTGGGCGGACCCGGCCTTCACCGCCCGCCTCGATCACCTGCTGCGCACCTATGTGGGCCGGCCGACGCCGTTGTATGAGGCCGAGCGGCTGAGCGAGCACTACCGCCGCCCGGAAGGGGGCCCGCGCCTGTGGCTCAAACGCGAGGACCTCAACCACACCGGTGCCCACAAGATCAACAACGCCCTCGGTCAGGCCCTGTTGGCCCTGCGCATGGGCAAGCGGCGGATCATCGCCGAGACCGGCGCCGGCCAGCACGGGGTGGCCACGGCCACGGTCTGTGCCCGCTTCGGCCTGGAGTGCGTTGTCTTCATGGGCGCCGAGGACATGCGCCGCCAGGCCCTGAACGTGTTCCGCATGCGCCTGCTCGGAGCAACGGTGCAGCCGGTCACCGCCGGCACCGCCACCCTCAAAGATGCCACCAGCGAAGCGATCCGCGACTGGGTCACCAATGTGGAGACCACCCATTACATCCTCGGTTCGGTGGCCGGTCCCCACCCCTACCCGATGCTGGTGCGCGATTTCCACGCCGTGATCGGCGTGGAGGCCAAACGCCAGTGCACCGAGGCCTTCGGCCGCCTCCCGGATGTGCTGCTGGCCTGCGTGGGCGGCGGCTCCAACGCCATGGGCCTGTTCCACCCCTTCGTCGCTGACACCTCCGTGCGCCTGATCGGGGTGGAAGCCGCCGGCGAGGGGGTGGCCAGCGGCCGCCACGCCGCCACGATCACCGAGGGCCGCGTGGGGGTGCTGCACGGGGCGATGAGCCTGCTGCTTCAAGACAACGAGGGCCAGGTGCAGGAGGCCCACTCGATCAGCGCCGGCCTGGATTACCCAGGTGTGGGCCCGGAGCACAGCTACCTGCGGGAGATTGGCCGTGCGGAGTACGCCGCCGTCACCGATCAGCAGGCCCTTGAGGCCCTGCAGCGGGTCAGCCGGCTGGAAGGAATCATCCCGGCCCTGGAGACGGCCCACGCCTTTGCCTGGCTGGAGCAGCTCTGCCCCACCCTGGCGCCTGGCACCGAGGTGGTGATCAACCTCTCCGGCCGCGGTGATAAAGATGTGAACACCGTGGCCGACCGGCTCGATGATGAGCTGCGGCCTGCCAACTGAGGGATCGCTCTAGTTCAGCAATCGGCTGAGGCTGGTGGCCACCGTGCGTACGGCGGCCCGGGCGGTGGCATAGGCCATGCGCATCGGTCCGACGACGGCCACGTGGCCCCCGATCCCTTCGCCGGTGGCGTAGCTGGCCTGCACCACCGCGCAATGCTCCAGCGCCTTGTGGGGGTGCTCCGCCCCGATCCAGATGCCCCCCAGGGCGCTGATGCCTTCAGGTTGAAGCAGCTGCTGGGGCTGCTCCTCCACCAGTTGCAGCAGAGGCCGGAGGCTGGCCGTGCGGCTGAATTCCGGTTGGCCCATCAACCCCCCCAACCCCAGGGCCAGGGCACCCTCGCTCTCGCTGCCACGGGCCCGCCGGTGGCGCTCCAGGGCCTGACGAAGCAGCGTGCCGCTGCGCTCCAGCTGCGGGGGCAGGTTGTCCCAGTCGAGGCCGTCGCCCTGATGGTCCTGGCGGGCCTGGAGCTGGGTGGCGGCCCAGCGCTCCAGGGCCGGCACCTCGCTGGCGGTGCCCCCTGGCAGGCGCAGGTTGAGGCTGGTGGCAGTGGTGGACCCTTCCACCAGCAGCACCAGCAGCCGCTCGCCGCTGGGCACAAGCCGCAGGGCCTGGAGGCTGGGCTGGCTCCGTTGGGGCCGGGTGATCAGGCTGAGCAGCCCGGTCATGTCCGCCAGCCGCCGGGCCAGGTGGAGCAGCAGGTCATCGAGCGCTGTCCACTGCAGGCTGAGGCTGGCCATCTCCCGCTCCAGCTGCAGGGCCGCGGCCCCTGGGGCGGGCAGCAGGCAGTCCACGTAGAGGCGGTAGCCCTGTTGGCTGGGCACCCGCCCCGCGGAGGTGTGGGGCTGGGTGAGCAGACCCTTCTGCTCGAGCGCCCCCATGGCCGAGCGCACCGTGGCCGCGCTGGCGGTCAGGCCGAAACGCCGCACCAGGGTGTGGCTGCCCACCGGTTCCATGGTGTCCACGTAATGGCGCACGGTGGCCTGCAGCACCTCCTGTTGGCGGCGGGGTAGAGGAGGCAGGCCGGAGCTCAGCAGGGGGTCATGGTGCACCGGCCTGGATCGTAGGGGGAACTGACCAGGCAGGCGCTGCCTAATGACTGGCTGCTGGATGCTGGGGAGCCCTGGGCGCTCAGTAACGGGGAACCGTTGGATCCACCTCCACGCTCCAGGCCTCGATGCCGCCCTGGAGGTTCCACACGTCGCTGAAGCCCTGGGTCTCGATCAGCCAGGAGGCGAACTGCCAGCTGCGCATGCCCGCATGGCAGAGCACCACCACGGGGCGGCTGCGATCCAGCAGGCTGTCGATCCGCTCCGTCCATTCCCTTGATGCGCTCAGGGCCAGGTGGATCACGGGATGGCCCAGGGCGGCCAGCTCCAGTTCGGAGGCTTCGCGCACATCCACCAGTTGCAGGTCCTCCCCGCCGTTCAGGCGGTTGTTGAGATCGCTGGCGGAGAGGCTGAAGGGTTGGGGCATGGGGTGGGTTGTTCCGTGGCGGGGTGAAGGAAGGGCCGTTCGCCGGATGGGTGAGCTGTTCAAACGATCGCTCCTCAACAGCTGGGCCTGCCGAGCTGGGGAGCTGTCGAACCGATGGCGCTGAAACTTACCGAGTTCAAACGGAAGGGTGCGCGCTCAGAGGGAAGAGTGTCAAACAGAACCTCGATGCACAAAGATGAGGCCACTGCTGTGGTCGCCGCGTGAAGCTCCGCCCCTTCCTTGCGGTTGTGCTGGCGGTGGCCTTGCTCCTGCTTTCGCTGGCGGCCGGGGGTTGGTGGTTGCTGTTGCGCCAGAGCCCCCTGGCGCTCCAGAACCACAGCCTGCGGGTGCCCCTGGCCTCCCGCTTCATTGCGCGCAACGCTCCGCTCAGCGTTCATCTCCAGATCAGCCCCGACCAGGCGGTGGCCTATGCCAGGGCGGTCGCTTCCCCCCGCCAGCGGCGCCAGGCCGCTGCCGCTGTGGAACGGCTGAGGGATGGGGCCTTCGCCGCCGCCGGCCTCGATTACCCCGGTGAGCTGGCCGGCTGGCTGGGCGGCGATCTCAGCCTCGCCCTGCTCGATGCCCCCACGGAGGGGGCTGCGCCCGGCTGGGTGCTGGCCTTGTCCAGCCGCGATCCCCAGGGGGCCCGCCGCTTTCTGCAGCGCTTCTGGCAGACCCGCAGCCTGGCCGGCACCGACCTGCAGATCAGCCGTTACCGCGGCATGGGTCTGATCAGCGGCCGCGGAGCCCTGTTGGGCCAGCGCCCCCAGCCCCTGGCCACTGCTCTGATCGACGACCAACTGGTGCTGATCGCCTCTGGGCGGATGGTGCTGGAGCAGGCCCTGGACGTTTCCCAGATCGACGCACTCAACCAGGCGGGCAGTTCGTCCTGGCGCGAGGCGATCGAGCGCCTGGGTCCCGGCATCGTTCTGGTGACGGCCCGTCCAGGAGCGCTGCCCCCCTGGCTGGGTCTGCCGGCCCCCCTGGCCTCCGTCTCCCCCCTGCAATCCCTGGTCGCCTCCCTGGCGCCCTCCGGCGCCGGACTGGTGCTGGAGGCGCGCCTGGAGGGTGCGGGCACCCTCGGAGTGGCCGCCAATGCCGCCGCCAATGCCGTCGCCGATGCCGCTGGCAGGCCGCTGCTGGCGGCCCTGCGGGGCAACCCCACCAGCCTGCTGCTTCTGGCTGATTCCGCTGCTCTGCTCAAGGGCGGCGAGGGCGAGCCCCCCAGCGGCGATGCCTTGCTGGGCACGGTGTTGGCGGAAGCGCTCGCCAACCTGGGGGGGCCCCTGCCGTCCCTGGTGGCCCAGCGCACCCCGGGGCCGCTGCTGGTGGCGGCCCAGCCGGGGGGCTGGTTGATCGGCACCGCCACGGAGCAGCCCCGGCCCGCCGATCTGCAGCCCGCCCTGGCCGCCGCCGGCTACCAGGAGGCCCCCCTGAGTGCCGACGGCCACGAGCTCACGGCCTGGACCCAGCTTCAGGCCCGGCCGATCAAGGGCGACCCCGACCAACTGCGCGCCAGCCTGGCCGGCGCCCGCAGCGTCGAGGCGGGGGTGGCCTGGTGGGGCGAGGGCCTGGCGGTGCTCCAGGACCAGTGGCAAGGCCATTCCCCCGCCCGCCAGCGCCTGGATCAGCTGGAGGCCCTGGCCAGTTCGGGTGCCCCGATCCAGTGGGCCCTCTCGCCGGTGCCGGCCCGGGCCCTGCTGGGCCGTTGGCAGCCCTGGCAGCTGCTGGGCGGTCTGGCTGGCGCCCCCCTGACCGATCGGGTCCAAGGGCTGGCCCTGAGCCTCCGGGGGAGCCCCGGCGCCGAGGCCCCAGGGGCCGCCAGCGATTCCAGCCCCGGCGCTCTGCTGCTGAGGGCCCGCTTGGAGCTGGGTTGAACCATGGGCGTCCGCCGCGAACTGCTGCTGTTGCGCCACGGCATCGCCCAGGAGCGGTCCCCGGCGCTGGAGGACGCCGCCCGTGCCCTCACCCCCCAGGGCCGCCGCCGCAGCGAACAGGTGCTGGAGCGGCTGGTGGCAATCGGCCTGCGCTGCGATCACCTGATCAGCAGCCCCCTGGTGCGGGCCCGTCAGACCGCCGA
The window above is part of the Cyanobium sp. ATX 6F1 genome. Proteins encoded here:
- a CDS encoding type II toxin-antitoxin system VapC family toxin; amino-acid sequence: MIIPDANVLLYAVNQDAPQHGPARHWLEATLSGDEAVGWTWLVLLAFLRISTSQRVFDRPLEVDEALALIDGWLERPVSRLVQPGPHHWPLLRQLLSASGTAANLSSDAHLAAIALEQGARLASCDRDFQRFSGLRAEAPLR
- the cysC gene encoding adenylyl-sulfate kinase, producing the protein MTSTKATNIVWHHSSVDRAARAHQRGHRSAILWFTGLSGAGKSTLANAVNSALFEQGLSCYVLDGDNVRHGLCSDLGFSDAAREENIRRIGEVAKLFLDAGVVVLTAFVSPFRADRERARALVDAGDFIEIHCAADLEVCEGRDTKGLYAKARAGAIKEFTGISSPYELPEAPELRIDTGGQSLEACVQEVVNYLAAAGIIPAAP
- the purE gene encoding 5-(carboxyamino)imidazole ribonucleotide mutase; translation: MGSDSDLPTLEPAVRILERFGIAHELRVLSAHRTPEEMVAFARAAAGRGLKVVIAGAGGAAHLPGMVAALTPLPVIGVPVQSKALSGVDSLHSIVQMPAGIPVATVAIGNGTNAGLLAVQILATADPALLAAVEAYRQELHDQVVAKDGRLQALGSAEYLRQMAP
- a CDS encoding translation initiation factor, which gives rise to MGKGGWQEFSRAESLQRPGQGGTDPLPRAQQRVRVQRTKAGKGGKTVTVITGLDLGDGEAKALLKALKARAGSGGTLKDGVIELQGDQLAAALALLEQEGFRPKQAGG
- a CDS encoding N-acetylglucosamine-6-phosphate deacetylase, which produces MRWLSNVRLPGDERLWRVGLGEEGQITALRPLAPGSRAAGDDWRGDWLSPGGVDLQINGGLGLAFPELQESDLPRLLELLERLWSDGVEAICPTLVTCDVGPLRQALAVLEQARSLHGRGRCQLLGGHLEGPFLAPGRRGAHPSQHLVAPSLAALRERIGGFEATIDLVTLAPELAGAAELIEALRADGIVVSLGHSEADETQAGDAFAAGVAMVTHSFNAMAGLGHRAPGPLAAAVLRGDVALGLIADGVHVAPSMALLLQRLAPEQLVIVSDALGPYGLEEGRHRWDERVLLVEDGSCRLEDGTLAGVTLPLLEGVKRLAGWGGDAAGAIRAATVTPRRVLGDERPLEELLLGMPIEECLRWHTGAAGTLSWRRAA
- a CDS encoding AI-2E family transporter, with protein sequence MGPIVSLVVPRWLRLALALPLLVLNLFVLRQLLVPLAPFPALFLGAALIAFLLDLPSRWLTGRGLPRPLALLLVVGLTFGLGVLAALWLVPRLVQQLGDLVTALPGWLAQTENLLNELQASLTARGLPADFGDLSSELLTRSTQLASRFSQQLLALLGATLNLTINTLIVLVLAVFLLVGADSISRGLARWLPDSWRELVLGTVMRTFRGYFAGQVVLALILSGAQIIVFTLLGIPYGVLFAVAIGFTTLVPYASALTITLVSLLLALEDPRTGLEVLAAAISVGQVVDQVIQPRLMGQIVGLQPAWLLVSLPIGARVGSLLGLGELLGLLLAVPVASCLKTFLDAWAQGLGLPEPDSIKVPLE
- the bchM gene encoding magnesium protoporphyrin IX methyltransferase, which gives rise to MPADQLLDPCPKAAEKAEVHAYFNSTGFERWNRIYSDSSEVNKVQRNIRLGHQKTVDQVLGWLQEEGDLAQRSFCDAGCGVGSLSLPLAALGAGRIAASDLSEAMVAEAQRRADGLGLDPQRLSFSSSDLESLSGLYDTVICLDVFIHYPQEAAEQMVEHLAGLAERRLIVSFAPYTPLLAALKRIGELFPGPSKTTRAYTLKETGIVAAAERSGFVPMRRSLNQAPFYFSRLVEFQRG
- a CDS encoding pseudouridine synthase: MAEGWLPAAFNRGWTYRDRIGAEPAGATVLSFYAARYRHSDRAVWTQRLAAGELHRNGSRLRADAALLAGDQLQWHRPPWEEAAVPGSWQLLFDDGDLLVIDKPSGLPVLPAGGFLEHTLLRLLERRHSEEAGGDAADMPRPVHRLGRFTSGLLVCARRPTTRAWLSDQLRESTAGAARQVGEAPCCRKLYRALTEPLPLPLKLGESITLSTPIGRRPHPLLNQVWCAAADGEPGALAARSTLKLLERRPGADLVEVAIASGRPHQIRIHAAALGAPLLGDPLYLPGGLARAEVLPGEGGYRLHAHRLVLLRPDGELLELEAPLPEGLGLLGSGA